From Streptomyces sp. NBC_00775, one genomic window encodes:
- a CDS encoding phosphatase PAP2 family protein, producing MDRRLLSALHEWGMDPRVAAVARALSWSGEHGALWVAAGLAGAAVDRDRRGAWLRATALTTTAHLASMAVKRIVRRPRPAHVVPLVRTAGRHSFPSSHATSAAAAAVAYGALGVHVVPPLAAAMCVSRMVVGVHYPSDVAAGAALGALTARLGARWIGVGHD from the coding sequence ATGGATCGCCGACTGCTGTCGGCCCTCCACGAGTGGGGCATGGATCCGCGCGTCGCGGCTGTCGCACGCGCCCTGTCCTGGAGCGGGGAGCACGGCGCACTGTGGGTCGCGGCGGGGCTCGCCGGGGCGGCCGTCGACCGTGACCGGCGCGGCGCGTGGTTGCGCGCGACGGCGCTCACCACCACCGCGCATCTCGCGAGCATGGCGGTGAAACGGATCGTGCGCCGTCCGCGCCCCGCGCACGTGGTGCCGCTGGTGCGCACGGCCGGACGGCACTCCTTCCCGAGCTCGCACGCCACCTCGGCGGCGGCCGCCGCGGTCGCGTACGGCGCGCTCGGCGTGCACGTCGTCCCCCCGCTCGCCGCAGCGATGTGCGTCTCGCGGATGGTCGTCGGCGTCCACTACCCCTCGGACGTCGCCGCGGGCGCCGCCCTGGGCGCCCTCACGGCCCGCCTGGGCGCCCGCTGGATCGGGGTCGGCCATGACTGA
- a CDS encoding FAD-binding oxidoreductase, with the protein MPADAVSVTGWGRTAPTTARLVRPRTYEEAVAAVRECGTRGGIPRGLGRAYGDAAQNAGGAVLDMTGLDRIHAIDADGGTVLCDAGVSLHRLMEVLLPLGWFVPVTPGTRYVTVGGAIGADIHGKNHHVSGSFARHVLSFELLTADGGIRTVGRGTPLFDATAGGMGLTGVILTATVRLQPVETSLMSVDTERAADLDDLMARLTATDHHYRYSVAWIDLLARGASMGRSVLTRGEHASLDALPPRARRHPLVFRPAQFPSAPAFVPEGLLGRTTVGLFNELWYRKAPRARAGELQKISTFFHPLDGVPHWNRIYGRGGFVQYQFVVGYGQEESLRRIVGKISQHRCPSFLAVLKRFGEGDPGWLSFPMPGWTLALDIPANLPGLGTFLDELDAEVAGADGRVYLAKDARLRPELLAEMYPRLGEFRSLRRELDPRGVFTSDLSRRLGL; encoded by the coding sequence ATGCCTGCCGACGCCGTCTCCGTCACCGGTTGGGGCCGCACCGCCCCGACCACCGCCCGTCTGGTCCGCCCGCGCACTTACGAGGAGGCGGTGGCCGCCGTCCGGGAGTGCGGGACACGTGGAGGCATCCCCCGGGGGCTCGGGCGGGCCTACGGGGACGCCGCGCAGAACGCGGGCGGGGCCGTGCTCGACATGACGGGCCTCGACCGGATCCACGCGATCGACGCGGACGGCGGAACCGTGCTGTGCGACGCGGGCGTCTCACTGCACCGGCTGATGGAAGTGCTGCTGCCGCTGGGCTGGTTCGTGCCGGTCACCCCCGGGACCCGCTATGTGACCGTCGGCGGCGCGATCGGCGCTGACATCCACGGCAAGAACCACCATGTGTCGGGCTCGTTCGCCCGGCACGTCCTCTCCTTCGAGCTGCTGACGGCGGACGGCGGGATCCGCACGGTGGGCCGCGGCACGCCCCTGTTCGACGCCACGGCGGGCGGCATGGGCCTGACCGGCGTGATCCTCACGGCGACCGTCCGGCTACAGCCCGTCGAGACCTCCCTGATGTCCGTCGACACGGAACGCGCGGCGGACCTGGACGACTTGATGGCCCGCCTCACCGCCACGGACCACCACTACCGGTACTCGGTCGCCTGGATCGACCTGCTCGCGCGCGGGGCGTCGATGGGGCGCTCGGTGCTGACCCGCGGAGAGCACGCCTCTTTGGACGCGCTGCCGCCACGCGCGCGTAGACACCCCTTGGTGTTCCGCCCCGCGCAGTTCCCGTCCGCGCCCGCCTTCGTGCCGGAGGGGCTCCTCGGGCGGACGACCGTGGGCCTCTTCAATGAGCTCTGGTACCGCAAGGCACCACGCGCGCGTGCCGGTGAACTGCAGAAGATCTCCACCTTCTTCCACCCCCTCGACGGGGTGCCGCACTGGAACCGGATCTACGGGCGGGGCGGCTTCGTCCAGTACCAGTTCGTCGTCGGCTACGGGCAGGAGGAGTCGCTCAGGCGGATCGTCGGGAAGATCTCGCAGCACCGCTGCCCGTCCTTCCTCGCCGTCCTGAAGCGCTTCGGAGAGGGCGATCCGGGCTGGCTGTCCTTCCCGATGCCCGGCTGGACCCTCGCCCTGGACATCCCCGCGAACCTGCCGGGCCTCGGCACCTTCCTCGACGAGCTGGACGCGGAGGTGGCGGGGGCCGACGGCCGGGTGTACCTCGCCAAGGACGCGCGGCTGCGGCCCGAGCTGCTGGCCGAGATGTATCCGCGGCTCGGCGAATTCCGTTCCCTGCGGCGGGAGTTGGACCCCCGGGGAGTCTTCACCTCGGACCTGTCCCGCCGCCTCGGTCTGTAG
- a CDS encoding decaprenylphospho-beta-D-erythro-pentofuranosid-2-ulose 2-reductase, producing MKDAFGIPQSLLILGGTSEIALATARRLIVRRTRTVWLAGRPSPALERAAEQLREMGADARTVPFDALDSESHETVLGKVFAEGDIDMVLLAFGVLGNQAQDEKEPLKAVRVAQTNYTGAVSAGLVCARALQTQGHGSLVVLSSVAGERARRSNFIYGSSKAGLDAFAQGLGDALHGTGVHVMVVRPGFVRTKMTAGLPQAPLATTPEAVATAVETGLRRRSETVWAPGSLRLVMSALRHVPRPVFRRLPI from the coding sequence ATGAAGGACGCCTTCGGTATCCCCCAGTCCCTGCTGATCCTCGGCGGCACGTCCGAGATCGCGCTGGCCACCGCGCGCCGCCTGATCGTCCGGCGCACCCGCACGGTGTGGCTCGCGGGACGCCCGTCGCCCGCCCTGGAGCGTGCCGCCGAGCAGTTGCGCGAGATGGGCGCGGACGCCCGTACCGTCCCCTTCGACGCCCTCGACTCCGAGTCCCACGAGACCGTGCTCGGCAAGGTCTTCGCCGAGGGCGACATCGACATGGTGCTGCTGGCGTTCGGGGTGCTCGGCAACCAGGCGCAGGACGAGAAGGAGCCCCTGAAGGCCGTACGGGTCGCGCAGACCAACTACACGGGCGCGGTGTCCGCCGGCCTGGTGTGCGCGCGGGCGCTCCAGACACAGGGCCATGGCTCCCTGGTGGTGCTCTCCTCGGTCGCCGGCGAGCGGGCCCGCCGCTCCAACTTCATCTACGGCTCCAGCAAGGCGGGCCTGGACGCCTTCGCACAGGGCCTCGGCGACGCGCTGCACGGCACCGGCGTGCACGTGATGGTCGTACGCCCCGGATTCGTCCGTACGAAGATGACGGCGGGCCTGCCGCAGGCACCGCTGGCCACCACCCCGGAGGCGGTCGCGACGGCCGTGGAGACGGGGCTGCGCCGCCGGTCGGAAACGGTGTGGGCGCCGGGGTCGCTGCGGCTGGTGATGTCGGCGCTGCGGCACGTACCGCGACCGGTGTTCCGCCGGCTGCCGATCTGA
- a CDS encoding 2'-5' RNA ligase family protein, whose product MGTVTIGVSIAVPEPHGSLLQERRAGFGDPAASGIPTHVTLLPPTEVDDSALPAIEAHLVEVAATGRPFPMRLSGTGTFRPLSPVVFVQVVEGAEACTWLQKQVRDASGPVARELHFPYHPHVTVAHGIDDEAMDRAYEELSAYEAEWPCTGFALYEQGADGVWRKLLEFAFGGAVVPPQAGAPERDTTLPAR is encoded by the coding sequence GTGGGGACCGTAACGATCGGCGTGTCGATCGCGGTCCCGGAGCCTCACGGCAGCCTGCTCCAGGAGCGGCGCGCGGGCTTCGGCGACCCCGCGGCTTCCGGCATCCCCACGCACGTCACCCTGCTGCCGCCGACGGAGGTCGACGACTCGGCGCTGCCCGCGATCGAGGCGCATCTCGTCGAGGTCGCGGCCACCGGGCGCCCCTTCCCGATGCGGCTGTCCGGCACGGGCACCTTCCGCCCGCTGTCGCCCGTCGTGTTCGTCCAGGTCGTCGAGGGCGCCGAGGCCTGCACCTGGCTGCAGAAACAGGTCCGGGACGCGTCCGGGCCCGTCGCGCGCGAGCTGCACTTCCCGTATCACCCGCACGTCACGGTGGCGCACGGCATCGACGACGAGGCGATGGACCGCGCCTACGAGGAGCTGTCCGCGTACGAGGCCGAGTGGCCCTGCACCGGATTCGCGCTCTACGAGCAGGGCGCGGACGGGGTCTGGCGCAAGCTTCTCGAGTTCGCCTTCGGCGGCGCCGTGGTGCCCCCACAGGCGGGCGCGCCCGAGCGGGACACCACACTGCCGGCTCGCTAG
- the trpS gene encoding tryptophan--tRNA ligase gives MASDRPRVLSGIQPTAGSFHLGNYLGAVRQWVALQESHDAFYMVVDLHAITLPQDPADLRANTRLATAQLLAAGLDPERCTLFVQSHVPEHAQLAWVMNCLTGFGEASRMTQFKDKSARHGSDRASVGLFTYPILQVADILLYQAHEVPVGEDQRQHVELTRDLAERFNGRYGQTFTVPKPYILKETAKIFDLQDPSIKMSKSASTPKGLINLLDDPKTTAKKVKSAVTDTDTVIRYDTAEKPGISNLLTIYSTLTGTGIPELEQKYTGKGYGALKTDLAEVMVDFVTPFRERTQQYLDDPETLDSILAKGAEKARAVAAETLSQTYDKVGFLPAKH, from the coding sequence ATGGCCTCTGATCGTCCCCGCGTGCTCTCCGGAATCCAGCCCACAGCAGGCTCGTTCCACCTCGGCAACTACCTCGGCGCCGTCCGCCAGTGGGTGGCTCTGCAGGAGTCCCACGACGCGTTCTACATGGTCGTCGACCTGCATGCGATCACCCTTCCGCAGGACCCCGCGGACCTGCGCGCCAACACCCGGCTCGCCACCGCGCAGCTGCTCGCCGCCGGTCTCGACCCGGAGCGCTGCACGCTGTTCGTGCAGAGCCACGTTCCCGAGCACGCCCAGCTCGCCTGGGTCATGAACTGCCTCACCGGCTTCGGCGAGGCGAGCCGCATGACCCAGTTCAAGGACAAGTCCGCCAGGCACGGCTCCGACCGCGCCTCCGTCGGCCTCTTCACGTACCCGATCCTGCAGGTCGCGGACATCCTGCTGTACCAGGCCCACGAGGTCCCGGTCGGCGAGGACCAGCGTCAGCACGTCGAGCTGACGCGCGATCTCGCCGAGCGCTTCAACGGCCGCTACGGCCAGACGTTCACGGTCCCGAAGCCGTACATCCTCAAGGAGACGGCGAAGATCTTCGATCTCCAGGACCCGTCGATCAAGATGAGCAAGTCGGCGTCGACTCCGAAGGGCCTCATCAACCTGCTCGACGATCCGAAGACGACCGCCAAGAAGGTCAAGAGCGCGGTCACCGACACGGACACCGTCATCAGGTATGACACGGCGGAGAAACCGGGTATCAGCAACCTGCTGACCATCTACTCGACCCTCACCGGAACCGGTATCCCGGAACTGGAGCAGAAGTACACCGGCAAGGGCTACGGTGCGCTCAAGACGGACCTCGCCGAGGTCATGGTCGACTTCGTGACGCCGTTCCGGGAGCGCACCCAGCAGTATCTGGACGACCCGGAGACGCTCGACTCGATCCTGGCCAAGGGCGCCGAGAAGGCGCGTGCCGTCGCCGCGGAGACGCTCTCCCAGACCTACGACAAGGTCGGCTTCCTGCCCGCCAAGCACTGA
- a CDS encoding RNA polymerase sigma factor, with the protein MRTREGGRIVVDEAVVIARVRAGEPEAYAELVRAHTGIAIRAARALGAGADAEDVVQQAFIKAYCSLGRFRDGAAFKPWLLSIVANETRNTVRTAVRQRTLAGREAAFAEAEPLIPESADPAVAALEIERRAALLAALEQLSEEHRLVVMYRYLLEMDEPETAQALGWPRGTVKSRLNRALRKLGRLLPGFEPGEHQESREGGDEHE; encoded by the coding sequence GTGAGGACGCGGGAGGGGGGCCGCATCGTCGTCGACGAGGCCGTGGTGATCGCACGCGTACGCGCCGGTGAGCCGGAGGCGTACGCGGAGCTGGTCCGTGCTCATACGGGCATCGCGATCAGGGCGGCCAGGGCGCTCGGGGCAGGTGCGGACGCGGAGGACGTGGTGCAGCAGGCCTTCATCAAGGCGTACTGCTCGCTGGGGCGCTTTCGGGACGGCGCGGCGTTCAAGCCGTGGCTGCTCTCGATCGTCGCCAATGAGACGAGGAACACAGTGCGGACGGCGGTGCGCCAGCGGACGCTGGCCGGCCGGGAGGCCGCGTTCGCCGAGGCGGAGCCGCTGATACCGGAATCGGCGGACCCGGCGGTCGCGGCGCTGGAGATAGAGCGCCGCGCGGCACTGCTGGCCGCCCTGGAGCAGTTGAGCGAGGAGCACCGCCTCGTCGTCATGTACCGCTATCTCCTGGAGATGGACGAACCGGAGACGGCCCAGGCCCTGGGCTGGCCACGCGGCACGGTGAAATCCCGCCTCAACCGCGCCCTGCGCAAGCTGGGCCGCCTGCTGCCGGGCTTCGAGCCCGGGGAGCATCAGGAATCCCGGGAAGGAGGTGATGAACATGAGTGA
- a CDS encoding glycine hydroxymethyltransferase yields the protein MPEQPLSTESTAFRNALDVIRAVEPRVADAIGQELADQRDMLKLIASENYASPATLLAMGNWFSDKYAEGTVGRRFYAGCRNVDTVEALAAEHARELFGAEHAYAQPHSGIDANLVAFWAVLAQRVEAPALERAGVRNVNDLTEADWAQLRRDLGNQRMLGMSLDAGGHLTHGFRPNISGKMFDQRSYGTDPTTGLIDYEALRTSARDFKPLIIVAGYSAYPRLVNFRIMREIADEVGATLMVDMAHFAGLVAGKVLTGDFDPVPHAQIVTTTTHKSLRGPRGGMVLCDETLAEQVDRGCPMVLGGPLPHVMAAKAVALAEARRPEFRDYAQAVVDNSRALAEGLMRRGATLVTGGTDNHLNLIDVASSYGLTGRQAESALLDSGIVTNRNAIPADPNGAWYTSGIRIGTPALTTRGLGTTEMDEIAGLIDRVLTAAEPGRTAKGSPSKAQHVLDPKISDEIAHRATDLLTGFPLYPEIDLG from the coding sequence ATGCCCGAGCAGCCCCTCTCCACCGAGTCCACCGCCTTCCGCAACGCCCTCGACGTGATCCGGGCCGTGGAGCCCCGCGTCGCCGACGCCATCGGCCAGGAACTCGCCGACCAGCGCGACATGCTCAAGCTGATCGCGTCCGAGAACTACGCCTCCCCGGCGACCCTCCTGGCCATGGGCAACTGGTTCAGCGACAAGTACGCCGAGGGCACCGTCGGCCGCCGCTTCTACGCCGGCTGTCGCAACGTCGACACCGTCGAGGCCCTCGCCGCCGAGCACGCCCGCGAACTCTTCGGCGCCGAGCACGCCTACGCCCAGCCGCACTCCGGCATCGACGCCAACCTGGTCGCCTTCTGGGCCGTCCTCGCCCAGCGCGTCGAGGCCCCCGCCCTGGAGCGAGCCGGCGTCCGCAATGTCAACGACCTCACCGAGGCCGACTGGGCCCAGCTCCGCCGCGACCTCGGCAACCAGCGCATGCTCGGCATGTCCCTGGACGCCGGCGGCCACCTCACCCACGGCTTCCGCCCGAACATCTCCGGCAAGATGTTCGACCAGCGCTCCTACGGCACCGATCCCACCACCGGCCTCATCGACTACGAGGCCCTGCGCACCTCCGCCCGTGATTTCAAGCCGCTGATCATCGTCGCCGGCTACTCCGCCTACCCCCGCCTGGTGAACTTCCGCATCATGCGGGAGATCGCCGACGAGGTCGGCGCGACCCTCATGGTCGACATGGCCCACTTCGCCGGTCTCGTCGCCGGCAAGGTCCTCACCGGCGACTTCGACCCGGTCCCGCACGCCCAGATCGTCACCACCACCACGCACAAGTCGCTCCGCGGCCCGCGCGGCGGCATGGTGCTGTGCGACGAGACCCTCGCCGAGCAGGTCGACCGCGGCTGCCCGATGGTCCTCGGTGGCCCCCTCCCGCATGTCATGGCCGCCAAGGCCGTCGCGCTCGCCGAGGCCCGCCGTCCCGAGTTCCGCGACTACGCCCAGGCCGTCGTCGACAACTCCCGCGCCCTCGCCGAGGGCCTGATGCGCCGCGGCGCCACCCTGGTCACCGGCGGCACCGACAACCACCTCAACCTGATCGACGTCGCCTCCTCCTACGGCCTCACCGGCCGACAGGCCGAGTCCGCCCTGCTCGACTCGGGCATCGTCACCAACCGCAACGCCATCCCCGCCGACCCCAACGGCGCCTGGTACACCTCCGGCATCCGCATCGGCACGCCCGCGCTGACCACCCGTGGTCTGGGCACGACCGAGATGGACGAGATCGCCGGCCTGATCGACCGCGTCCTCACCGCCGCCGAGCCCGGCAGGACCGCCAAGGGCAGCCCGTCCAAGGCCCAGCACGTCCTGGACCCGAAGATCTCGGACGAGATCGCCCACCGCGCCACCGACCTGCTCACCGGCTTCCCGCTCTACCCGGAGATCGACCTCGGCTGA
- the rocD gene encoding ornithine--oxo-acid transaminase produces the protein MTDKPPDAVWKGDPVTARETTEAFIASAEAHSAHNYHPLPVVVATADGAWMTDVEGRRFLDLLAGYSALNFGHGNRRLIDAAKAQLERVTLTSRAFHHDRFADFCRELASLCGKDMVLPMNTGAEAVETAVKTARKWGYRVKGVPDGRARIVVASDNFHGRTTTIISFSTDPEARADFGPYTPGFDIVPYGDLAALREAVTEETVAVLLEPIQGEAGVLVPPPGYLAGVRELTRERNVLFIADEIQSGLGRTGKTFACEHEGVVPDVYVLGKALGGGVVPVSAVVADRDVLGVFRPGEHGSTFGGNPLACAVALEVIAMLRSGEYQRRAAELGEHLHHELGLLASTGHVTEVRGRGLWAGVDIAPAYGSGREISEKLMDRGVLVKDTHGVTIRIAPPLVISKEDLDWGLAQLRGVLGA, from the coding sequence ATGACCGACAAGCCACCTGATGCCGTATGGAAGGGGGATCCCGTGACCGCCAGGGAGACGACGGAGGCGTTCATCGCCTCGGCCGAGGCGCACAGCGCGCACAACTACCACCCGCTGCCGGTCGTCGTGGCGACGGCGGACGGGGCCTGGATGACGGATGTCGAGGGGCGCCGTTTCCTCGACCTGCTGGCCGGATACTCGGCGCTGAATTTCGGACACGGCAACCGGCGGCTGATCGATGCGGCGAAAGCGCAGCTGGAGCGGGTGACGCTGACGTCGCGGGCGTTCCATCACGACCGGTTCGCGGACTTCTGCCGGGAGCTGGCGTCGCTGTGCGGCAAGGACATGGTGCTGCCGATGAACACGGGCGCGGAGGCGGTGGAGACCGCGGTGAAGACGGCCCGGAAGTGGGGGTACCGGGTCAAGGGAGTCCCGGACGGGAGAGCGAGGATCGTCGTGGCGAGCGACAACTTCCACGGCCGCACGACGACGATCATCAGCTTCTCCACGGACCCGGAGGCGCGGGCGGACTTCGGGCCGTACACGCCGGGCTTCGACATCGTGCCGTACGGGGATCTCGCGGCGCTGCGGGAGGCGGTCACCGAGGAGACGGTCGCCGTGTTGTTGGAGCCGATCCAGGGCGAGGCGGGGGTGCTGGTGCCGCCGCCCGGATATCTGGCGGGGGTGCGGGAGCTGACCCGCGAGCGGAACGTCCTGTTCATCGCCGACGAGATCCAGTCGGGGCTCGGCAGGACGGGGAAGACCTTCGCGTGTGAGCACGAAGGGGTCGTGCCGGATGTGTATGTGCTGGGCAAGGCGCTGGGAGGAGGGGTCGTACCCGTGTCGGCGGTGGTGGCCGACCGGGACGTGCTCGGGGTGTTCCGGCCCGGGGAGCACGGGTCGACGTTCGGGGGGAATCCGCTGGCCTGTGCGGTGGCGCTGGAGGTGATCGCGATGCTGCGGTCGGGCGAGTACCAGCGGCGGGCCGCGGAGCTCGGTGAGCATCTGCACCACGAGCTGGGTCTGCTGGCAAGCACGGGCCATGTCACGGAGGTGCGTGGGCGCGGGCTGTGGGCGGGCGTCGACATCGCTCCGGCGTACGGCTCGGGCCGGGAGATCTCCGAGAAGCTGATGGACCGGGGCGTCCTCGTCAAGGACACCCACGGTGTCACGATCCGGATCGCTCCGCCCCTGGTCATCAGCAAGGAGGACCTGGACTGGGGGCTGGCCCAACTCCGCGGCGTACTGGGGGCGTAG
- a CDS encoding glutathionylspermidine synthase family protein yields MERRTITPRPGWQQTVEEQGLIYPLTRYPDDSLRPYWDESAYYVFSLPEVEALEEVVEELHRMCLAAAEHIVTAHRFADLGITDPRVAELVAEAWHRRAELPSVYGRFDLRYDGTGPAKLLEYNADTPTSLVEAASPQWFWMEDRFPGADQWNSLHERLVATWKKQAALLPPGSPLYFAHSAADELGEDLMTVAYLKETAEQAGLDTDWISMEEIGWDPLSGRFVDNQLRFIRSCFKLYPWEWLTTDRFADHVLDTLDNGGGTGSTLWIEPAWKMLLSNKALLAILWELYPDHPNLLPAYLDGPRELASTKGYVSKPLLGREGAGVTVHEPGAASAAPVEEPCCYQELAPLPSFDGNRVVLGAWVVEDESAGLGIRESSGLITDEYARFLPHVIL; encoded by the coding sequence ATGGAACGCCGCACCATCACCCCCCGCCCCGGCTGGCAGCAGACCGTCGAGGAACAGGGCCTCATCTACCCGCTCACCCGCTACCCCGACGACTCCCTGCGCCCCTACTGGGACGAGAGCGCGTACTACGTCTTCTCGCTTCCCGAGGTGGAGGCGCTGGAGGAGGTCGTCGAGGAACTGCACCGCATGTGCCTGGCGGCGGCCGAGCACATCGTCACCGCGCACCGCTTCGCCGACCTCGGCATCACCGACCCGCGCGTCGCGGAACTCGTCGCCGAGGCCTGGCATCGCCGTGCCGAACTCCCCTCCGTCTACGGCCGTTTCGATCTCCGCTACGACGGCACGGGCCCCGCGAAACTCCTTGAGTACAACGCCGACACCCCCACATCGCTGGTCGAGGCCGCGTCGCCCCAGTGGTTCTGGATGGAGGACCGCTTCCCGGGCGCCGACCAGTGGAACTCCCTCCACGAACGCCTCGTCGCCACCTGGAAGAAGCAGGCCGCCCTCCTGCCACCCGGCAGCCCCCTCTACTTCGCGCACTCCGCCGCCGACGAACTCGGCGAGGACCTGATGACGGTCGCCTATCTCAAGGAGACCGCCGAACAGGCCGGCCTCGACACCGACTGGATCTCGATGGAGGAGATCGGCTGGGACCCCCTCTCCGGCCGCTTCGTCGACAACCAACTCCGCTTCATCCGCAGCTGCTTCAAGCTCTACCCCTGGGAGTGGCTCACCACCGACCGCTTCGCCGACCACGTCCTGGACACCCTCGACAACGGCGGCGGCACGGGCAGCACCCTGTGGATCGAGCCCGCCTGGAAGATGCTCCTCTCCAACAAGGCCCTCCTCGCCATCCTCTGGGAGCTCTACCCGGACCACCCGAACCTCCTCCCGGCCTACCTCGACGGCCCACGCGAACTGGCCTCCACCAAGGGATACGTCTCCAAGCCACTCCTCGGCCGCGAGGGCGCCGGGGTGACCGTCCACGAGCCGGGCGCCGCCTCTGCCGCACCCGTCGAAGAGCCCTGCTGCTACCAGGAACTGGCGCCCCTTCCCTCCTTCGACGGCAACCGTGTCGTCCTCGGCGCCTGGGTCGTCGAGGACGAGTCGGCGGGCCTCGGCATCCGCGAGTCCTCCGGCCTGATCACCGACGAGTACGCCCGCTTCCTGCCGCACGTGATCCTCTAG
- a CDS encoding DMT family transporter: MMCALGASVCFGTATVLQAMAARAAADSGTGGDAALLLRALRQWRYLAGLALDGVGFLLQIAALRSIPIYAVGAALAASLAVTAVVASRLLKVRLSRVEWGAVGVVCAGLGMLGLASGTEGEQAGSTELKYAMLATAVAVLLLSLVGGRLPERGRPLALGLGAGFGFGVVEVSVRLIDDLDPGALLGNPATYALLIGGGAAFLLLTSALQRGSVTTATAGLVIGETIGPAVVGVVWLGDRTREGLEWLAVLGFVVAVVGALALARFGEAPGEGT, encoded by the coding sequence ATGATGTGCGCCCTTGGTGCGTCGGTCTGTTTCGGTACGGCGACGGTGTTGCAGGCGATGGCCGCGCGCGCGGCGGCCGACAGCGGGACGGGCGGCGACGCGGCGCTGCTGCTGCGGGCACTGCGGCAGTGGCGGTATCTGGCGGGGCTCGCACTCGACGGGGTCGGGTTTCTGCTGCAGATCGCCGCGCTGCGGTCCATTCCGATCTACGCGGTCGGGGCGGCGCTCGCCGCCAGCCTCGCGGTGACCGCGGTGGTTGCCTCGCGGCTGCTGAAGGTGCGGCTGAGCCGGGTCGAGTGGGGTGCGGTGGGGGTGGTGTGCGCCGGGCTCGGGATGCTGGGGCTGGCATCCGGCACGGAAGGGGAACAGGCGGGGTCCACGGAGTTGAAGTACGCGATGTTGGCGACCGCGGTCGCCGTGCTGCTGCTGAGCCTCGTGGGTGGGCGGTTGCCCGAGCGGGGGCGGCCGCTTGCGCTGGGGCTGGGGGCCGGGTTCGGGTTCGGGGTGGTCGAGGTGTCGGTGCGGCTCATTGACGACCTTGATCCGGGGGCGTTGCTGGGCAATCCGGCGACGTATGCGCTGCTGATCGGTGGTGGGGCGGCGTTCTTGCTGCTTACCTCGGCGTTGCAGCGGGGGTCGGTGACGACGGCTACCGCCGGGTTGGTCATCGGGGAGACCATTGGGCCTGCGGTGGTGGGGGTGGTGTGGCTGGGGGACCGTACGCGGGAGGGGCTGGAGTGGCTGGCGGTTCTTGGGTTTGTGGTGGCTGTGGTGGGGGCGTTGGCGTTGGCGCGGTTCGGGGAGGCGCCGGGTGAGGGGACGTGA